In the genome of Arachis stenosperma cultivar V10309 chromosome 2, arast.V10309.gnm1.PFL2, whole genome shotgun sequence, the window AtgcaacttggtccccaagaatCTCTTATGACTGTGGATTTGTAGCAGTGAAGAACAGAGATCAACTTTTcttttgaatgccattttcggatagagcagagagttggaaagaagggatgaagatctgatgcatgcaagatgagatggattacctttcttaagcttgatttggtttggaatttctgttttagcttctgtgcttcaagcttcaactctctctttcttgcttctttggtttcTAGCTTAGTGAAGaagctctctctctttcttactttttctGAAGTTGATTTGACTTGGTCAGAAAGTAGAGGAATGTTGCACTTCAAGAGAGAGAAGACTTCAATCTTACAAAAGAAGCTTTGTGAGATGGATACGGGTTTGGATTGAATTTCCATTAAGCAACCCGGTTGGCCCATCAGATCCTTTGGCTTTGTTTCTTTTGGGCTGAGTTTGTTTATTTACCCATCAGCCTtgctaaattattattataccATTTGGGCTGCTTAAAATGAACTTGGCCTgcaacatgaaataaataattagcaacataTACTTATTAACATttaacactaattatttattttgcccaaaaataatgtttgtcatcattaattaatttagttaatttcttaactcaacaaaaTCGTTCTATTAGATAGTCTTAGAGAACGGTTTTTATAGTGTTGCTGTTGAAGTTCAATTTTGCATTACGTTATAGCATCAAAATAAAATCGTTCTCTTTGAGTATTTTAAAGATTGGTTTTATAACTATTACAACaattttttatcaaacaataattttctaatattatttaaataattatacaaattaaaagacacatataaaaataattataaataatcatacaaattataacaaatttctctataaatactaaatttatagaatactaaaaaattattgtcataaatatataacaatattatttatagaaaaaataaatataaaataaattgatataaaatattatatattagttAGTTTCGTTCCTGCCCTAAAAtgtaacataatatttttttgacaCTTCAAAAACATTTCAACAACCTCCTTCAGAACAAAATGCAGAGACTTGCCAAGTTTTCTTCCATCTACTAGCCCTAACCCACTTATCATCAGAGCCATCATCGAAACAATGCCAAACTTCACCCAGCCCTCACCATCGAGGGAAGCTGCATCTATGCTCTCCTAGCCGCGTCAGAATCGTTGCTGCTTCTCCCTTCTCCGCGTTATCGCCATCATCGAAAGAATGCCAAACTTCACCCAGCCCTCACCATCGAAGGAAGCTGCGTCTCTGCTCTCCTAGTCGCATCCATTGCTGCTTCTCCCCTCTTTGCATCATCGTTGTTTCTCCTGGCCATTTCTCCCCTTTCTGTGCCGTCGCTACTTCTCCTGGCCATTTCACCCCTCTCTGCGCCGTCATTGGTTCCCCTGGCCATTTTTCTCCTTTTCGCCCCGTCGCTGTTTTTCCTGGCCGTTGCAGCTTCTGCCATCTCCTGGTAACTGGTTCTGATTTTGGTATAATGTTGTTCTGGTTTTGATTTGGTAATTGGTTCTGATTTTGGTATAATGttgttttgattttgatttgatataatgttttgattttgatttggtAACTAGTTCTGATTTTGGTATAATGCTGttctgattttgatttggtATAATGCTGTCTTGATTTTGATTTGGTACCAAATATAATAATTTGACTCTCAAGTCATTATAACtcatttgaattttgaagtGTGTGTAATCTTTTAGTGTCACTTTTCTCAATATGTTTTGTTTAggttttagagtttttatactTTTATGAGCTtgtaaagttattttttttccttcattttgtattgtattttggcAGTTAAGAATAATATATGAAATGTATTTTATTCTTGAAATGTGGGATTTAGACATTAAAGATATAAACTCGGTTCAAGAGAATATGTCACCGAAAAAAATGAGAGAAATATTCGAATGTCATCACTTGATTTGAAAATGGATAAAATGGATTTAAGAACTTACTCTAAGTTTTTTTCTTTGGTAGCTTGGtactcaatttttttctctCATGTATGGTTTCATGTAGCCAAAGCAAATTCGTGAGATTAAGGACTTCCTCCTCACAGCCCATAGGAAGGATGTGCACTCTGTGAAAATTAAGCGGATCATAGATGTGATCAAGTTTAAAGTTTGTTGCTCCAAGTACCTGTACACCCGTTGTGCTTTTGACCCAGAGAAGGCTGATAAATTGAAGCAATCACTCCCTTCCAGGCTAGTTTTAAGAAATTTTATTACTGAtatattatgaattacctttttTCTTAAATATGAAACTCTATTATTgttcaatgaaaataaaattgattttattgttaatttttggATGTTATAAATCAGAAAAAATTATCTAGGTTCATTAAGTATATAATTGTTAATTTCCTTATTGGCTTGTTAAGAAATAGGAAATTTGTTAGTTCGTGCCCATAAATAGGTTGAAGATACTTTTGTTATGTGGTAACTAGTGTTTTTGGTGGGTTTTGTTTGATTTATAGGTGTTAATGCTAGTGTGTAATCATAGAAGTCATAGTAACATTAGTATTATGATTATGGTTATGAATTGCTTATATTTTACCAAGACATAGGGGTACCAACATGAAGTTAATTCATTTTTGGATTTCGCCTTTTCTAAAGAAGCAGAAATTAGAGCTTTCCAATCCATATTTGGAAAAGAGAACGCAGGGCGAGTGCGATGTTACAAAAGAGTTactgatgagcgaataatttatacgctttttggcattatttttagtatgttttagttagtttttattatatttttattagtttttagttaaaattcacttttctggactttactatgagtttgtgtgtttttctgtgattttaggtattttctggctgaaattgagggacctgagcaaaaatctgattcagaggctgaaaaggactgcagatgctgttagattctgacctccctgcactcgaagtggattttctggagctacagaaacccaattggcgcgctctcaactgcgttggaaagtagacatcctgggttttccagcaatatataatagtttatactttgcccgagatttgatggcccaaaccggcgttccaaatcagctcaaaactgcccggtgttaaacgccggaactggcacaagaatgggagttaaacgcccaaactagcacagaagctggcgtttaactccaagagaagtctctacatgaaaatgcttcaatgctcagcccaagcacacaccaagtgggcccggaagtggatttttatgtcatttactcatttctgtaaaccctaggctactagttctctacaaataggaccttttgctattgtattttcatctttggatctttgatcatctttagatctttgaatcttttgatcacgttttgggggctgacatcacggccatgcctgaaccttgttcttatgtattttcaacggtggagtttctacacaccatagattaaggtgtggagctctgctctacctcgagtattaatgcaattactattgttcttttattcaattcagcttgttcttgttctaagatatcacttgttcctcaacttgatgaatgtgatgatccatgacactcatcatcattctcacctatgaacgtgtgcctgacaaccacctccgttctaccttagattgagtggatatctcttggattccttaatcagaatcttcgtggtataagctagaattgatggcggcattcaagagaatccggaagatctaaaccttgtctgtggtattctgagtaggattcaatgatt includes:
- the LOC130962758 gene encoding 60S ribosomal protein L38-like; this encodes MWDLDIKDINSPKQIREIKDFLLTAHRKDVHSVKIKRIIDVIKFKVCCSKYLYTRCAFDPEKADKLKQSLPSRLVLRNFITDIL